DNA sequence from the Candidatus Kaelpia aquatica genome:
GTCGCATTGTCCTAAATGTAAGCATAAGATAAGATGGTTCGATAATATACCTATCTTTAGCTTCTTGGTTTTAAGAGCTAAATGCAGATATTGCAGAGTTAAGATTTCAATGCAATATCCTGTCGTTGAATTAATAAGTGGGTTGGTTATGCTGTATTTTTATAGCGTCTATGGTATTAGCATCACTGCTTTTATCTTTTCTTTCTTTCTATATGGTCTAATAGTTGCGACTTTCAGTGATTTTCAGACCCGCTTAATTCCAGATGAGGTAAGTTTGGGGCTTTTGCCGATCGGCCTCATGTTCTCGTTCTTTAATCCTGTTTTGGATAGCGTCTATAGCAGCAATCCTTTAGTAGCAAGTTTTCTAGGGGCTGTTGTTGGTTCTCTAATGATCTATCTAACTGGTGTCTTAGGTAAGATAGCCTTTAAAAAGGAGGCGATGGGATTTGGGGATGTTAAGTTTATGGCTATGATAGGTGCTTTCTTAGGCTGGAAGCTGATAATACTAAATTATTTTATTGCTCCTTTTTTTGCTCTTGGCTACGGCCTTTACAGAAAGATTAAATATAAAGATAATTACCTGCCTTATGGGCCGTTTCTTGCAATTGCGGCTATTTTTGTCTTTATTTTTTATGATAAACTGCTTGAGATTTTCTTTTATCTTTGATAATACTAGATTCATAATAAGGAGGTATAGAGATGCTAAGATTCTTAACCGCAGGCGAGTCTCACGGGAAGGCTCTCTCAGTTATCGTAGATGGTTTTCCTGCAGGAGTTAAGATTGATAGAGCCAGAATAGATTCTGAACTTTCAAGGCGTCAGGTTGGTTATGGCCGCGGCGGAAGGATGAAGATAGAGAAAGATAGGGTTGAGATTATAAGCGGAATTAGTAAGGGTCTGACATTCGGGGCTCCAATCGCAATTTTAATTAAAAATAAGGATTTCTCAATTGATAGAATGCCTGCAATAGGCTCTCCTCGTCCGGGCCATGCGGATTTAGCAGGGGGTATGAAGTACGGATTAAAAGATTTTAGACTCATTCTTGAAAGAGCATCAGCTAGAGAGACTGCTGCAAGGGTTGCGGTCGGGGCGCTAGCCAAGCAGTTTTTAGATAGTTTTAATATCTCTATCTTCAGTCATGTTATTCAAATAGGAGACGTAAGGGTAACAAAAATAACAAATACAAATAGTATTCAAAGGTTGGCTGAGAGGTCAAAATTACGCTGTGTCGATGCTAAGGCAGAGCTAGAGATGGTCAAGTTAATAGATAAGGCTAGGGCAGAACAAGATTCACTGGGAGGGGTCTTTGAAGTTATAGCTTCTAATGTTCCTGCAGGGCTTGGAAGCTATGTGCAGTGGGATTTAAGACTTGATTCAGAGATTGGGTCTAGCGTCCTATCTATTCCGGCAGTTAAGGCGGTTGAAGTAGGAGATGGAGTTAAGAATACATCTCTCTTTGGCTCAGAGGTTCAGGATGAGATAGGTTTTAGTAAGAGTAAGGGTTTTAAGAGAGCTACAAACAGAGCGGGTGGTTTAGAGGGAGGCATTACAAACGGTGAGCCCCTAGTAGTCAGAGGGTACATGAAGCCTATCGCTACTCTATCTAAACCATTAAGGTCAGTAAATGTAAGAACAAAAAAAGAGGCCCAAGCTTTTAAAGAACGTGCTGATATTTGTGCTGTTCCTGCTGCAGGAGTTGTAGCTGAGAGCATGATTAGCTTTATAGTTATGAAGAGTTTTCTGGATAAGTTCTCCTCTGATAACCTATTTGATATAATATCTAATTTCAAAAGCTACCAAAAACGCCTTAAGGATTTCTGATGAACCTTGTTTTAGTCGGATTTATGGGTACAGGTAAGACAGAAGTATCTAAAGAGTTTGCTAGAAGATTTGGCATGCGTTATCTCTCAATAGATGAGATGATAGAAGAGAGAGAAGGAATGAGCATAAATGACATCTTCAAAGAGAAGGGCGAAGATCATTTTAGAGCAATAGAGAGAGATATAGTCAAAGAGGCCGCTAGTATAGACGGTTTGGTGATTGATGCCGGAGGCGGAGTTGTCTTAGATGATGAAAACATGAAGAACCTAAAGAGCAGTGGAGCAGTAGTCTG
Encoded proteins:
- a CDS encoding prepilin peptidase is translated as MTLLIFFLGASLGSFLNVCILRLPREESVVQPPSHCPKCKHKIRWFDNIPIFSFLVLRAKCRYCRVKISMQYPVVELISGLVMLYFYSVYGISITAFIFSFFLYGLIVATFSDFQTRLIPDEVSLGLLPIGLMFSFFNPVLDSVYSSNPLVASFLGAVVGSLMIYLTGVLGKIAFKKEAMGFGDVKFMAMIGAFLGWKLIILNYFIAPFFALGYGLYRKIKYKDNYLPYGPFLAIAAIFVFIFYDKLLEIFFYL
- a CDS encoding shikimate kinase, with translation MNLVLVGFMGTGKTEVSKEFARRFGMRYLSIDEMIEEREGMSINDIFKEKGEDHFRAIERDIVKEAASIDGLVIDAGGGVVLDDENMKNLKSSGAVVCLKARPEVILDRMQNKTDRPLLNVRDKLTKINEILTSRKIYYDKIEESIDTSDLTIDEIIEQVRSIFKSSLY
- the aroC gene encoding chorismate synthase — translated: MLRFLTAGESHGKALSVIVDGFPAGVKIDRARIDSELSRRQVGYGRGGRMKIEKDRVEIISGISKGLTFGAPIAILIKNKDFSIDRMPAIGSPRPGHADLAGGMKYGLKDFRLILERASARETAARVAVGALAKQFLDSFNISIFSHVIQIGDVRVTKITNTNSIQRLAERSKLRCVDAKAELEMVKLIDKARAEQDSLGGVFEVIASNVPAGLGSYVQWDLRLDSEIGSSVLSIPAVKAVEVGDGVKNTSLFGSEVQDEIGFSKSKGFKRATNRAGGLEGGITNGEPLVVRGYMKPIATLSKPLRSVNVRTKKEAQAFKERADICAVPAAGVVAESMISFIVMKSFLDKFSSDNLFDIISNFKSYQKRLKDF